In Actinomycetota bacterium, the sequence AAAGGCGGCCATGTTATCGGTATCTGCAACGGTTTTCAGATTCTGCTGGAAGCGGGCTTGTTGCCTGGCGCGATGCTCCGAAACAGGGATCTCAAATTCATCTGCCGGTATGTGACGCTATCGGTCGGCAATAGCGACACCGCTTTTACCAACAAAGCCTTAAGCGGCGAGGTCATTAGGATGCCGATCGCCCACAACGAGGGCAACTATTACGCCGACGTGGCCACGCTGGCCGAGATGAACGCGAACGGCCAGATCGTCTTGCGCTACTGTGACAGCCACGGCGAAGCGACGGCCGAGGCCAACCCCAACGGCAGCCTGGAGAACATCGCCGGCATCGTCAACAAACAAGGCAACGTGTTCGGCCTGATGCCGCACCCGGAACGCGCGATTGAAGACATCCTGGGCAGCCACGACGGCCAACTGATATTCAAAAGCGTCATTTCGGCGGTGAGCAAATAGCCATGAGCCATGAGCCTTGAGCAGAAAAGGAAAAGAATAAGTGCCTGAACTATATAAAGAGTTAGGATTAACCACCGAAGAATACGACAAGATCAAAAAGATTCTCGGGCGG encodes:
- the purQ gene encoding phosphoribosylformylglycinamidine synthase subunit PurQ, translating into MPAKFGVVVFPGSNCDTDCYYAAGLVGGQTSYIWHQDKDVSKYDCVILPGGFSYGDYLRTGAVAKFSPVMDAILDYADKGGHVIGICNGFQILLEAGLLPGAMLRNRDLKFICRYVTLSVGNSDTAFTNKALSGEVIRMPIAHNEGNYYADVATLAEMNANGQIVLRYCDSHGEATAEANPNGSLENIAGIVNKQGNVFGLMPHPERAIEDILGSHDGQLIFKSVISAVSK